From Drosophila suzukii chromosome 2R, CBGP_Dsuzu_IsoJpt1.0, whole genome shotgun sequence, a single genomic window includes:
- the Patronin gene encoding patronin isoform X47: MDVETQEIRQARQRASVKWLLSKAFNNRVPDNLKEPFYRDHENQERLKPQIIVELGNATLYCQTLSNLYSDPNYQSMNHWSIIQTLARKGVPVAESSDMPITETVLIQTNPLRINAHMSVIESLMVLYAKEISSGDRVMAAIRRISGNNYQAPPGQSYEQALLGWISHACAALKKRIIKEVDAGLPDDNGSRLQTPDIPPVRDFQDLCDGICLALLISYYCPKVVPWTSVRINYLPAVEDSIHNILLVCNFSQKHLPYSVFHMTPEDVTYMRGSMKLNLVLLLTDLFNLFEIHPAKCVCYPGMDGQVPHSNSFGGGLNRRSTPPNEYQTVQSNNFDGNNHAEAFVVHKSRGITTLASMHSQQQQQLHQQHQQQQQQQYHQQAPQQHPSQSQLQIQQQEPLVPARLRQAKEKTNVESKADERGDFVAAGRPSNWEQSRRPSFAGRRSRRNSSSEDSQLTIENFGGSQDQLNTLGRYERDRERKLSNTSVGSAYPVEPAVAVRSSIADARGTLQLGYDTDSGSEKQDRETEKYSMRRQVSVDNVPTVSSHNLSNTGSPLPVARHKQHSSDKDYSSNSGMTPDAYNDTRSTSGYDPESTPVRKSSTSSMPASPAAWQLDVGDDDMRSLENASKLSTIRMKLEEKRRRIEQDKRKIEMALLRHQEKEDLESCPDVMKWETMSNESKRTPDMDPVDLDKYQAYNAPVSAYSSRPPSRDPYQQQHQHQQPQPMAMPQPMQYVNEHGQYMSPPQPAHYMQQQPQQQPQSIYSDNGAAYNNHSNHSPYGGAPQYRSSVVYDDYGQPTNHFYLHESSPQPQAHPQRRTWAHSAAAAAYEQQQQIQPPLVDVNAWQTQQHQKQKQTWMNRPPSSAGAPSPGSFVLHQNGGGGGGGGGGGELQHLFQVQASPQHGQRQVSGSNGVQRQQSLTNLRDNRSPKAPQQMGMPMVMPMQHEDMMAPQSICFIGDEEDVDELERNIIESMQSTRISDFVHQQQQQHQQQLQQQQRLQGHSGRGSSSEDYDSGEMISNKLNITSGNLTYRIPSPSRPSIQANSFQDPRAMAAASGGEDQPPEKGFYISFDDEQPKRPKPPLRAKRSPKKEAPPGSRDSVDNQATLKRESLSQLHNNNIIGFGGEDVNSKPMTRHSIHGLNNSNSVKSPGNATYNKYTDEPPIQLRQLAASGAVSPTGNERRLLEDLTNQPPQQLMQQPMSPTRLQQSSNNAEAAKNKALVIGADSTNLDPDSVDEMERRKEKIMLLSLQRRQQQEEAKARKEIESSQKREKEREKEEERSRKKEEQMARRAAILEQHRLKKAIEEAEREGKTLDRPDLHVKLQPHSSTSTTPRLRQQRTTRPRPKTIHVDDASVDISEASSISSRGKKGSSSNLTDSGLGRATPPRRAPSPGMGMGASGPKLYKQPAAKSNRGIILNAVEYCVFPGVVNREAKQKVLEKIARSEAKHFLVLFRDAGCQFRALYSYQPETDQVTKLYGTGPSQVDEVMFDKFFKYNSGGKCFSQVHTKHLTVTIDAFTIHNSLWQGKRVQLPSKKDMALVI, from the exons ATGGATGTCGAAACACAGGAAATACGACAG GCTCGTCAACGTGCTTCCGTCAAGTGGCTGCTCTCGAAGGCCTTCAACAATCGCGTGCCGGACAACCTGAAGGAGCCCTTCTACCGCGACCATGAGAACCAGGAGCGCCTCAAGCCGCAGATCATCGTGGAGCTGGGCAACGCCACGCTCTACTGCCAGACGCTGTCCAATCTGTACTCAGATCCCAACTACCAAAGCATGAACCACTGGTCAATAATACAGACGCTAGCGCGCAAGGGAGTTCCCGTGGCGGAATCCTCGGACATGCCCATTACCGAAACGGTATTAATTCAAACGAATCCGCTGCGAATT AACGCCCACATGTCTGTGATAGAATCGCTGATGGTTTTGTATGCGAAGGAAATATCGTCGGGTGACCGCGTCATGGCGGCCATACGAAG AATATCTGGCAACAACTATCAGGCGCCTCCTGGCCAGTCCTACGAGCAAGCTCTGCTGGGCTGGATTTCACATGCTTGCGCCGCTCTTAAGAAGCGCATTATCAAGGAGGTGGACGCCGGACTGCCCGATGATAAT GGCTCTCGTCTGCAGACGCCGGACATACCGCCTGTAAGGGACTTCCAGGATCTGTGCGATGGCATCTGCTTGGCACTGCTCATCTCGTACTACTGTCCAAAGGTGGTGCCGTGGACGAGTGTGCGGATTAACTATCTGCCGGCCGTCGAGGATTCGATTCACAACATCCTGCTTGTGTGCAATTTCTCGCAGAAGCATCTGCCATATAGCGTGTTCCACATGACGCCCGAGGATGTAACCTATATGCGCGG ATCCATGAAACTGAATCTGGTACTGCTGCTCACGGACCTATTCAATCTGTTCGAGATACACCCAGCCAAGTGTGTTTGCTACCCCGGCATGGATGGTCAGG TTCCGCACTCGAATTCATTTGGCGGCGGCTTAAATCGCAGATCAACCCCGCCCAACGAGTACCAGACGGTTCAGTCAAATAATTTCGATGGTAATAATCATGCCGAAG CCTTCGTGGTGCACAAGTCGCGTGGCATCACCACACTCGCCTCCATGCactcgcagcagcagcagcagctccatcagcaacaccagcagcagcaacagcagcaataCCACCAGCAGGCACCGCAGCAACACCCGTCCCAGTCGCAGCTCCAAATTCAGCAGCAGGAGCCCTTGGTTCCGGCTCGGTTGCGCCAGGCTAAAGAAAAGACCAATGTCGAGTCGAAGGCGGACGAGAGAG GCGATTTTGTCGCTGCGGGTCGACCAAGTAACTGGGAACAGAGCCGCCGGCCAAGCTTTGCAG GTCGTCGATCGCGCAGAAATTCTTCCAGCGAGGACTCCCAGCTGACCATCGAGAACTTTGGCGGCTCCCAGGATCAGCTGAATACCCTAGGGCGGTACGAACGCGACAGGGAACGTAAGTTGTCCAACACCAGTGTGGGCAGTGCATATCCAGTTGAACCCGCTGTGGCCGTGCGATCTTCGATTGCCGATGCTCGAGGCACCTTGCAATTGGGCTACGACACGGATTCGGGCTCTGAGAAGCAGGATCGTGAAACGGAAAAGTATTCGATGCGCCGGCAGGTCAG TGTCGACAATGTGCCCACGGTTTCGTCGCACAATCTCTCGAATACGGGCAGCCCGTTGCCGGTGGCAAGGCACAAGCAACATTCCAGCGACAAAGactacagcagcaacagcggCATGACGCCGGATGCCTACAACGACACCCGTTCCACCAGTGGCTACGACCCGGAGAGCACTCCCGTGCGCAAATCCTCAACGAGCAGCATGCCGGCGAGTCCCGCTGCCTGGCAGTTGGATGTGGGAGACGACGACATGCGATCGCTGGAGAATGCCAGCAAGCTGTCCACAATTCGGATGAAGCTGGAGGAGAAGCGTAGGCGCATAGAGCAGGACAAGCGCAAGATCGAGATGGCCTTGCTGCGGCACCAGGAGAAG GAGGATCTGGAGTCGTGTCCGGACGTGATGAAGTGGGAGACCATGAGCAACGAATCGAAGCGCACGCCCGACATGGATCCCGTTGACTTGGACAAGTACCAG GCTTACAATGCTCCAGTCAGTGCGTACAGCTCCCGTCCGCCCAGCCGCGATCCCtaccagcagcagcaccagcatCAGCAGCCACAGCCGATGGCGATGCCCCAGCCGATGCAGTACGTCAACGAGCACGGGCAGTATATGTCGCCGCCGCAGCCCGCCCACTAcatgcagcagcagccacagcagcagccgcagaGCATCTACAGTGACAACGGTGCGGCGTACAACAACCACAGCAACCACTCGCCCTACGGCGGAGCCCCGCAGTATCGGAGCAGTGTGGTATACGACGATTACGGACAGCCCACCAACCACTTCTATCTGCACGAGTCGTCGCCACAGCCTCAGGCTCATCCGCAGCGCAGGACCTGGGCTCACTCAGCGGCAGCTGCCGCCTacgagcagcagcagcagatccAACCGCCTCTGGTGGATGTTAATGCCTGGCAGACACAGCAGCACCAGAAGCAGAAACAGACCTGGATGAACAGACCGCCGTCGAGTGCAGGGGCTCCCAGTCCTGGCAGCTTTGTGCTGCACCAGAACGGAGGAGGTGGCGGCGGAGGCGGAGGTGGTGGCGAGCTACAGCACCTGTTTCAGGTACAGGCCTCACCTCAGCACGGCCAGCGTCAGGTGAGCGGATCCAATGGCGTGCAGCGCCAGCAATCGCTGACTAACTTGCGCGACAATCGATCGCCCAAGGCGCCGCAGCAAATGGGAATGCCCATGGTGATGCCTATGCAACACGAGGACATGATGGCGCCGCAGAGCATTTGCTTCATCGGTGACGAGGAGGATGTGGATGAGCTGGAGCGCAACATCATCGAATCCATGCAGTCGACGCGCATCTCCGACTTTgtccaccagcagcagcagcagcaccaacaGCAACTTCAGCAGCAACAGCGGCTGCAGGGGCACAGTGGACGAGGCAGCAGCTCGGAGGATTACGACAGCGGGGAGATGATCTCCAACAAGCTGAACATCACCAGCGGCAATCTCACCTACCGCATACCCTCGCCCTCCCGTCCCTCCATCCAAGCCAACAGCTTCCAGGATCCCCGAGCAATGGCAGCGGCATCCGGCGGCGAGGACCAGCCGCCTGAGAAGGGCTTTTACATCTCCTTCGACGATGAGCAGCCCAAGCGACCCAAGCCACCGCTGCGCGCCAAGCGATCGCCCAAAAAGGAGGCTCCGCCGGGAAGCAGGGACAGCGTCGATAACCAGGCGACTCTCAAACGTGAATCGCTTAGTCAGCtgcacaacaacaacatcattGGGTTCGGTGGTGAGGATGTGAACAGCAAGCCGATGACCAGGCACAGCATCCATGGCCTAAACAACTCCAACAGTGTCAAATCCCCCGGGAATGCCACATACAACAAGTACACCGATGAGCCGCCCATCCAACTCCGCCAGCTGGCCGCCTCGGGAGCAGTTTCGCCAACTGGCAACGAGCGTCGGCTCTTGGAGGATTTGACCAaccagccaccgcagcagttAATGCAGCAACCCATGTCGCCCACGCGACTCCAGCAGAGCAGCAACAACGCAGAGGCGGCCAAAAACAAGGCACTGGTCATCGGAGCAGATTCCACCAACTTGGATCCG GACTCTGTCGATGAGATGGAGCGGCGCAAGGAGAAGATCATGCTGCTGTCCCTGCAACGTCGCCAGCAGCAGGAGGAGGCCAAGGCGCGCAAGGAGATCGAGTCTTCCCAGAAGCGGGAAAAAGAGCGCGAGAAGGAGGAGGAGCGTTCACGGAAGAAGGAAGAGCAAATGGCTAGGCGAGCGGCCATTTTGGAACAGCACAGACTCAAGAAAGCCATCGAAGAGGCCGAGCGAGAG GGTAAAACCCTGGATCGGCCCGATTTGCATGTGAAACTGCAACCCCATTCATCCACCTCAACGACTCCGCGACTGAGGCAGCAGCGCACCACGCGTCCCAGGCCCAAGACGATCCATGTGGACGATGCCAGCGTGGACATCAGCGAGGCTTCGAGCATCTCTAGTCGGGGCAAGAAAGGCTCAAGCTCGAATCTAACCG ATTCGGGACTGGGACGCGCCACTCCGCCGAGGCGTGCTCCGTCGCCTGGAATGGGAATGGGCGCTTCAG GTCCTAAACTCTATAAACAACCAGCGGCCAAATCTAATCGTGGGATTATCCTGAACGCCGTTGAATACTGCGTTTTCCCCGGCGTTGTCAACCGCGAGGCCAAACAGAAAGTGCTGGAGAAGATTGCTCGCTCGGAGGCGAAGCACTTTCTGGTACTCTTCCGGGATGCGGGCTGCCAGTTCCGCGCCCTCTACAGCTACCAGCCCGAAACGGACCAGGTAACGAAGCTGTATGGCACTGGGCCTAGTCAAGTCGACGAAGTGATGTTCGACAAGTTCTTCAA ATACAACTCAGGAGGCAAGTGCTTCTCGCAAGTGCACACAAAGCATCTGACGGTGACCATAGACGCCTTCACAATACACAATTCCCTGTGGCAGGGCAAGCGGGTGCAGTTGCCAAGCAAAAAGGACATGGCGCTTGTTATCTAA
- the Patronin gene encoding patronin isoform X49 encodes MDVETQEIRQARQRASVKWLLSKAFNNRVPDNLKEPFYRDHENQERLKPQIIVELGNATLYCQTLSNLYSDPNYQSMNHWSIIQTLARKGVPVAESSDMPITETVLIQTNPLRINAHMSVIESLMVLYAKEISSGDRVMAAIRRISGNNYQAPPGQSYEQALLGWISHACAALKKRIIKEVDAGLPDDNGSRLQTPDIPPVRDFQDLCDGICLALLISYYCPKVVPWTSVRINYLPAVEDSIHNILLVCNFSQKHLPYSVFHMTPEDVTYMRGSMKLNLVLLLTDLFNLFEIHPAKCVCYPGMDGQVPHSNSFGGGLNRRSTPPNEYQTVQSNNFDGNNHAEAFVVHKSRGITTLASMHSQQQQQLHQQHQQQQQQQYHQQAPQQHPSQSQLQIQQQEPLVPARLRQAKEKTNVESKADERGDFVAAGRPSNWEQSRRPSFAGRRSRRNSSSEDSQLTIENFGGSQDQLNTLGRYERDRERKLSNTSVGSAYPVEPAVAVRSSIADARGTLQLGYDTDSGSEKQDRETEKYSMRRQVSVDNVPTVSSHNLSNTGSPLPVARHKQHSSDKDYSSNSGMTPDAYNDTRSTSGYDPESTPVRKSSTSSMPASPAAWQLDVGDDDMRSLENASKLSTIRMKLEEKRRRIEQDKRKIEMALLRHQEKEDLESCPDVMKWETMSNESKRTPDMDPVDLDKYQQSIAIMNMNLQDIQQDIHRLATQQSQMQAQHLQAQQLMQAQQIANMLNQQQTYGSQQHLADHHYQQPRPMQQSFGSSPHLPQAYNAPVSAYSSRPPSRDPYQQQHQHQQPQPMAMPQPMQYVNEHGQYMSPPQPAHYMQQQPQQQPQSIYSDNGAAYNNHSNHSPYGGAPQYRSSVVYDDYGQPTNHFYLHESSPQPQAHPQRRTWAHSAAAAAYEQQQQIQPPLVDVNAWQTQQHQKQKQTWMNRPPSSAGAPSPGSFVLHQNGGGGGGGGGGGELQHLFQVQASPQHGQRQVSGSNGVQRQQSLTNLRDNRSPKAPQQMGMPMVMPMQHEDMMAPQSICFIGDEEDVDELERNIIESMQSTRISDFVHQQQQQHQQQLQQQQRLQGHSGRGSSSEDYDSGEMISNKLNITSGNLTYRIPSPSRPSIQANSFQDPRAMAAASGGEDQPPEKGFYISFDDEQPKRPKPPLRAKRSPKKEAPPGSRDSVDNQATLKRESLSQLHNNNIIGFGGEDVNSKPMTRHSIHGLNNSNSVKSPGNATYNKYTDEPPIQLRQLAASGAVSPTGNERRLLEDLTNQPPQQLMQQPMSPTRLQQSSNNAEAAKNKALVIGADSTNLDPDSVDEMERRKEKIMLLSLQRRQQQEEAKARKEIESSQKREKEREKEEERSRKKEEQMARRAAILEQHRLKKAIEEAEREGKTLDRPDLHVKLQPHSSTSTTPRLRQQRTTRPRPKTIHVDDASVDISEASSISSRGKKGSSSNLTGYGQLSSNSMKRDYYRGSQDSLTVKESPDDYPSTSSTPIGRRGSYKTSREPAGVERGRTLSRISVAKGSTLNFRGRKSNSLMNLCGPKLYKQPAAKSNRGIILNAVEYCVFPGVVNREAKQKVLEKIARSEAKHFLVLFRDAGCQFRALYSYQPETDQVTKLYGTGPSQVDEVMFDKFFKYNSGGKCFSQVHTKHLTVTIDAFTIHNSLWQGKRVQLPSKKDMALVI; translated from the exons ATGGATGTCGAAACACAGGAAATACGACAG GCTCGTCAACGTGCTTCCGTCAAGTGGCTGCTCTCGAAGGCCTTCAACAATCGCGTGCCGGACAACCTGAAGGAGCCCTTCTACCGCGACCATGAGAACCAGGAGCGCCTCAAGCCGCAGATCATCGTGGAGCTGGGCAACGCCACGCTCTACTGCCAGACGCTGTCCAATCTGTACTCAGATCCCAACTACCAAAGCATGAACCACTGGTCAATAATACAGACGCTAGCGCGCAAGGGAGTTCCCGTGGCGGAATCCTCGGACATGCCCATTACCGAAACGGTATTAATTCAAACGAATCCGCTGCGAATT AACGCCCACATGTCTGTGATAGAATCGCTGATGGTTTTGTATGCGAAGGAAATATCGTCGGGTGACCGCGTCATGGCGGCCATACGAAG AATATCTGGCAACAACTATCAGGCGCCTCCTGGCCAGTCCTACGAGCAAGCTCTGCTGGGCTGGATTTCACATGCTTGCGCCGCTCTTAAGAAGCGCATTATCAAGGAGGTGGACGCCGGACTGCCCGATGATAAT GGCTCTCGTCTGCAGACGCCGGACATACCGCCTGTAAGGGACTTCCAGGATCTGTGCGATGGCATCTGCTTGGCACTGCTCATCTCGTACTACTGTCCAAAGGTGGTGCCGTGGACGAGTGTGCGGATTAACTATCTGCCGGCCGTCGAGGATTCGATTCACAACATCCTGCTTGTGTGCAATTTCTCGCAGAAGCATCTGCCATATAGCGTGTTCCACATGACGCCCGAGGATGTAACCTATATGCGCGG ATCCATGAAACTGAATCTGGTACTGCTGCTCACGGACCTATTCAATCTGTTCGAGATACACCCAGCCAAGTGTGTTTGCTACCCCGGCATGGATGGTCAGG TTCCGCACTCGAATTCATTTGGCGGCGGCTTAAATCGCAGATCAACCCCGCCCAACGAGTACCAGACGGTTCAGTCAAATAATTTCGATGGTAATAATCATGCCGAAG CCTTCGTGGTGCACAAGTCGCGTGGCATCACCACACTCGCCTCCATGCactcgcagcagcagcagcagctccatcagcaacaccagcagcagcaacagcagcaataCCACCAGCAGGCACCGCAGCAACACCCGTCCCAGTCGCAGCTCCAAATTCAGCAGCAGGAGCCCTTGGTTCCGGCTCGGTTGCGCCAGGCTAAAGAAAAGACCAATGTCGAGTCGAAGGCGGACGAGAGAG GCGATTTTGTCGCTGCGGGTCGACCAAGTAACTGGGAACAGAGCCGCCGGCCAAGCTTTGCAG GTCGTCGATCGCGCAGAAATTCTTCCAGCGAGGACTCCCAGCTGACCATCGAGAACTTTGGCGGCTCCCAGGATCAGCTGAATACCCTAGGGCGGTACGAACGCGACAGGGAACGTAAGTTGTCCAACACCAGTGTGGGCAGTGCATATCCAGTTGAACCCGCTGTGGCCGTGCGATCTTCGATTGCCGATGCTCGAGGCACCTTGCAATTGGGCTACGACACGGATTCGGGCTCTGAGAAGCAGGATCGTGAAACGGAAAAGTATTCGATGCGCCGGCAGGTCAG TGTCGACAATGTGCCCACGGTTTCGTCGCACAATCTCTCGAATACGGGCAGCCCGTTGCCGGTGGCAAGGCACAAGCAACATTCCAGCGACAAAGactacagcagcaacagcggCATGACGCCGGATGCCTACAACGACACCCGTTCCACCAGTGGCTACGACCCGGAGAGCACTCCCGTGCGCAAATCCTCAACGAGCAGCATGCCGGCGAGTCCCGCTGCCTGGCAGTTGGATGTGGGAGACGACGACATGCGATCGCTGGAGAATGCCAGCAAGCTGTCCACAATTCGGATGAAGCTGGAGGAGAAGCGTAGGCGCATAGAGCAGGACAAGCGCAAGATCGAGATGGCCTTGCTGCGGCACCAGGAGAAG GAGGATCTGGAGTCGTGTCCGGACGTGATGAAGTGGGAGACCATGAGCAACGAATCGAAGCGCACGCCCGACATGGATCCCGTTGACTTGGACAAGTACCAG CAAAGTATCGCCATCATGAACATGAATCTGCAGGACATTCAGCAGGATATTCACCGCCTGGCCACCCAGCAGAGTCAGATGCAGGCTCAGCACCTGCAGGCCCAGCAGCTGATGCAGGCTCAGCAGATAGCCAACATGCTGAACCAG CAGCAGACCTACGGGTCGCAGCAGCACCTGGCCGATCACCATTACCAGCAGCCGAGACCCATGCAGCAAAGCTTTGGTTCATCGCCGCATCTTCCGCAGGCTTACAATGCTCCAGTCAGTGCGTACAGCTCCCGTCCGCCCAGCCGCGATCCCtaccagcagcagcaccagcatCAGCAGCCACAGCCGATGGCGATGCCCCAGCCGATGCAGTACGTCAACGAGCACGGGCAGTATATGTCGCCGCCGCAGCCCGCCCACTAcatgcagcagcagccacagcagcagccgcagaGCATCTACAGTGACAACGGTGCGGCGTACAACAACCACAGCAACCACTCGCCCTACGGCGGAGCCCCGCAGTATCGGAGCAGTGTGGTATACGACGATTACGGACAGCCCACCAACCACTTCTATCTGCACGAGTCGTCGCCACAGCCTCAGGCTCATCCGCAGCGCAGGACCTGGGCTCACTCAGCGGCAGCTGCCGCCTacgagcagcagcagcagatccAACCGCCTCTGGTGGATGTTAATGCCTGGCAGACACAGCAGCACCAGAAGCAGAAACAGACCTGGATGAACAGACCGCCGTCGAGTGCAGGGGCTCCCAGTCCTGGCAGCTTTGTGCTGCACCAGAACGGAGGAGGTGGCGGCGGAGGCGGAGGTGGTGGCGAGCTACAGCACCTGTTTCAGGTACAGGCCTCACCTCAGCACGGCCAGCGTCAGGTGAGCGGATCCAATGGCGTGCAGCGCCAGCAATCGCTGACTAACTTGCGCGACAATCGATCGCCCAAGGCGCCGCAGCAAATGGGAATGCCCATGGTGATGCCTATGCAACACGAGGACATGATGGCGCCGCAGAGCATTTGCTTCATCGGTGACGAGGAGGATGTGGATGAGCTGGAGCGCAACATCATCGAATCCATGCAGTCGACGCGCATCTCCGACTTTgtccaccagcagcagcagcagcaccaacaGCAACTTCAGCAGCAACAGCGGCTGCAGGGGCACAGTGGACGAGGCAGCAGCTCGGAGGATTACGACAGCGGGGAGATGATCTCCAACAAGCTGAACATCACCAGCGGCAATCTCACCTACCGCATACCCTCGCCCTCCCGTCCCTCCATCCAAGCCAACAGCTTCCAGGATCCCCGAGCAATGGCAGCGGCATCCGGCGGCGAGGACCAGCCGCCTGAGAAGGGCTTTTACATCTCCTTCGACGATGAGCAGCCCAAGCGACCCAAGCCACCGCTGCGCGCCAAGCGATCGCCCAAAAAGGAGGCTCCGCCGGGAAGCAGGGACAGCGTCGATAACCAGGCGACTCTCAAACGTGAATCGCTTAGTCAGCtgcacaacaacaacatcattGGGTTCGGTGGTGAGGATGTGAACAGCAAGCCGATGACCAGGCACAGCATCCATGGCCTAAACAACTCCAACAGTGTCAAATCCCCCGGGAATGCCACATACAACAAGTACACCGATGAGCCGCCCATCCAACTCCGCCAGCTGGCCGCCTCGGGAGCAGTTTCGCCAACTGGCAACGAGCGTCGGCTCTTGGAGGATTTGACCAaccagccaccgcagcagttAATGCAGCAACCCATGTCGCCCACGCGACTCCAGCAGAGCAGCAACAACGCAGAGGCGGCCAAAAACAAGGCACTGGTCATCGGAGCAGATTCCACCAACTTGGATCCG GACTCTGTCGATGAGATGGAGCGGCGCAAGGAGAAGATCATGCTGCTGTCCCTGCAACGTCGCCAGCAGCAGGAGGAGGCCAAGGCGCGCAAGGAGATCGAGTCTTCCCAGAAGCGGGAAAAAGAGCGCGAGAAGGAGGAGGAGCGTTCACGGAAGAAGGAAGAGCAAATGGCTAGGCGAGCGGCCATTTTGGAACAGCACAGACTCAAGAAAGCCATCGAAGAGGCCGAGCGAGAG GGTAAAACCCTGGATCGGCCCGATTTGCATGTGAAACTGCAACCCCATTCATCCACCTCAACGACTCCGCGACTGAGGCAGCAGCGCACCACGCGTCCCAGGCCCAAGACGATCCATGTGGACGATGCCAGCGTGGACATCAGCGAGGCTTCGAGCATCTCTAGTCGGGGCAAGAAAGGCTCAAGCTCGAATCTAACCG GCTACGGTCAACTAAGCTCAAATTCAATGAAAAGAGATTACTACAGGGGCTCGCAAGACTCCCTCACTGTAAAAG AGTCACCCGATGATTATCCCAGTACAAGTTCAACTCCGATTGGACGACGGGGATCGTACAAAACTTCCAGAG AGCCAGCCGGCGTAGAAAGGGGCCGCACTCTGTCGCGTATCTCCGTCGCTAAGGGCAGCACGCTTAATTTCCGGGGCCGAAAGTCCAATTCGCTAATGAATCTGTGCG GTCCTAAACTCTATAAACAACCAGCGGCCAAATCTAATCGTGGGATTATCCTGAACGCCGTTGAATACTGCGTTTTCCCCGGCGTTGTCAACCGCGAGGCCAAACAGAAAGTGCTGGAGAAGATTGCTCGCTCGGAGGCGAAGCACTTTCTGGTACTCTTCCGGGATGCGGGCTGCCAGTTCCGCGCCCTCTACAGCTACCAGCCCGAAACGGACCAGGTAACGAAGCTGTATGGCACTGGGCCTAGTCAAGTCGACGAAGTGATGTTCGACAAGTTCTTCAA ATACAACTCAGGAGGCAAGTGCTTCTCGCAAGTGCACACAAAGCATCTGACGGTGACCATAGACGCCTTCACAATACACAATTCCCTGTGGCAGGGCAAGCGGGTGCAGTTGCCAAGCAAAAAGGACATGGCGCTTGTTATCTAA